The sequence ATATTAATTGGTCATTTGCCACTTAATGTATGACTTATTATGAGTCTCACTGATCGGAACCATATCAACTGGACTGAAATACCGGCTTTGGGTGGGTTGCATTGTTCGCCACCAAAGGCATGCACTGTGGTTAATTAAGTgaaaaaattcatttttttggttttctagaaCATTATCCCAATGGTCGTGGTTTCCTATATATACTAGAAAATTTCTCAAGAGTTGCAACGGAGGCATAAATATAAATGCCTCTGAGATTTACCCGTCCACATTGATGTGATTGTGTAAAAAAGGATTTTATTTGATAAATTATTTCATAAGCACTTATTGGCTTAACATAATTTAATATAAAAACAAAATTATATTTGGTTTAGGTTTAGGGTTTAGTGCGATTGAAGCAGTTCTTGGGGAAAGGATGAGAAAACGAGGATGTGAAAAAAAAAAATGGAAAGAGGGAGGTGAAAACTTTAAGTAAGGTTGGACGAAAGACGAGCGAACGACAaacccatatactccctccgttcggaattacttgtctcggaaatggatgtatctagaactaaaatacgtctagatacatccattttcgcgacaaataattccgaacggagggagtacctttttcTTCATTATTTTCGAGTTGGCTAACTACCCATGCAAGTGGTAGAACCTTTGCGTCTTTTTTGAGTAGGAGAGCCCGAAAACATTCATGTAGGATCATGTGAAATCTTAGGGAGTGAATCTAGCTCTTGTGTCAGGTTTTCCTTGCATTGTTTCTTAGGTAGATCCAATGAAATGTGACTCCAACATAAACCTTGTTAGGACTTTTCAGGAGTACATTTTTCGGTGGATTAGTTCATACGGTTGACTTGCATGATTAACGAGCAATTAACGGTGTGGTCGATGTGACGCATATGCTTACCATTTGCGTATCTTCCTAGCTACGTACCTCATAACTTTGAAAAATATACTTAAATGTGCGTTCTTGCCACATTACACGTCTCCCTGTACTTTCGATGTACTCCAATAAATCAGTTATAGTAGTTCTGTTAACTGTTGTGAACGTGAGATCACAGGTCAACTCCTGGTTGGCCATAACGATCTTCCAAATGCGTTGCACCTACCCTCCTCGTTGGCTATTTAAACCACCAAGTTGGCGCTTCCCTCCTCACACTCCCAAGCTGCTTCCAAGAGCAAAAACCTTAGGCTCTTTAACATCCTCGATCGCGCAGAAGATGGCCTCCGCGACGCAGCAGCACCGGCGCCGCCGCGCCATTCTCCAGCTGGCCGCCCTGCTGGTCCTTGTCTCGCCGGCAGCGGCCGCGGGCGGCTCCTGCAAGAGCGAGAAGTTCCCGGCTGGCAAGAGCTACGAGACGTGCGCGGACCTCCCGGCCCTCGGCGCGGCGCTGCACTGGACATACGACGCGGCGGCCTCGTCGCTCTCCGTGGCGTTCGCGGCCAAGCCGGCGAGCGGCGCCGGCTGGGTGGCGTGGGGGATCAACCCCACCGGCGACGGCATGAAGGGCGCGCAGTCGCTCCTCGCCTTCAAGAGCGGCGCCACGTACGTCGTCAACACGTACAACCTCACCGGGTACAAGCCGCTCAGCCCGGCGTCCACGCCGATCGCGCTCAAGGCCACCGGGCTCGCCGCCGACGAGGGCGCCGGCGGGAAGGTGCGGCTCTACGGCACGCTGCAGCTGCCCAAGGGCATGGAGTCCGTGAACCACATCTGGCAGGTGGGGTCCGCGGTGGCCAACGGGGTGCCGGCCAAGCACGCGTTCGCGCAGGAGAACCTGGATGCCAAGGGCAAGCTCGTGCTCGCCGGTGCCGGCGCGCCGGAGTCCGCCCCGGCTCCTGCTGCCGGTGACTCGTCCGCTGAGTCTGGTAGCGTGGAGGCAGAGGCGCCGTCGTTGCCCACGCCGTCAGGCGGGAAGAAGTCGCCGCCAGCGGGAGCGGCGTCCACCACCCACGCCTCGGCTCCGATACTGATCGTGCTTCTGGCATTGGCGGGTTTCTTGGCGATTGTGTGATGTGAGTGACATTAATCTGTCCACGGGAGGGAAGGATGTAGGATCGATCGAGCTAGTTTTATTATCTCTTGGACACGGATGTATAATTTTGCTCTTCTCTTGTTCATTTTTTTTTCTCTTGGTTGAAATAAAAATGATTGCTGCATTGTCAAGTGGGTGTTTTGATTTGTTGAGAGTACTTGCCAGATGTGTTGGGTCAAACCTCTGGCTTGCATTTAATTTTTAAGCAAAGTGTATATTCTGATTCATTTGATCGAGGGAGTCAACTCGAAAAGAATCGTTGTGGTGATCCGATCTTGCTATCTGCACTCAAATGATACATTTTATATTTTCATAAAGTGTAGCTCTTATTTCACCATTCAGAAACCTGGAGGTCAAGTTGCTACATAACAAACTTGCACAGGAATTTGGCTATTCGAGGTAGTTAGCAAATTGGTGGATTTTCTAAAATGCTAGTATTAATGAGTTTTGCTACACCCACTTAGGCAAAGAGAGTTAAGTTTTTCTGTTCTATGGTGAGTTGCAGAGTATGAAGAGAAGCGAGGATATTTGTTATAAAAATTCATCCAAATcttagaagaagaaaaaatgagAATTTGAATCCTTCCTTATTTGAATATTCATGTGCGCTTCAGCTAATAAAGGGATAAGTCGTTTTCTTCTTGTAAGGTATGTCTCTTTGGTGTAATGTCAATATTCTTGCTAAAATTGGTTGCATATACAAAGTCTATAGGTCTCTTGTATGGATTGGAATTTATTTGAACACATGCACCAATTTCAATTTTATCCTTAGTATGTATTTTCTTTGTGTAATCAAATGATGATGTAGCTCTGACATTAGTCATGAATTCCTTGGAGGCTAACCCGTTTATTTATCACTATTTTCCTCACCAAAATAGTAGCTAGCAGGAGGCACGCAAACTGTACTTGGTATCTTTTTAGTGGAGCAAACCATAATACATACTCCATCTGATCCACATTAATTGTAGCTGATCTAGTACTAAATCAACGGCAATTAATATCGATCGGAGGAGCACGTTATTTCAGAATGCAGAATAACCTGCCATGTGGGACGACATAGAAAATCATATTCATCACTTTTTGCACATGATATCGCTATATCGCCTAGGCAAACTGCGCCCATGTAGTGATTTTTTTCATTTATGTTTTTGTTTGGTattcttgtcttttttattttctATCTTTTTTCCAGGGTTTCTTTGGgaatttttttcatatttttaaTCATGAACATtcttttaaaaattcatgaacattcctAGAAAATGAAAAGCATATTTTTAATGCTCGTGAACATTTTCATGAAATCACAATATTTTTCATAGTTAGTAAACATTTTATTAAAATCATAAAACAACTAAATTTTGTAAAttaatgaacaatttttaaatgcatgaaatatTCTGTAAAATAAAAAACACTTTTTAAATTTGAACAATTCATCGGCTGGTCCATTTTAAACACTTTTTAAAAAACAATTTTTAAACACTTTTTattttctataatgaaaaataaaGCTTATTTGGCCGGTCCATTTTAGGATCCTTGTGTATTATTCGGACAATTCATCGGCTGGAGGGATGAATAAAAGTTCCCGGACGAGCCATCTCTTCCTCTAACTCTCAGGTTACCAGCTCATGGTAAATCATCACTATTTCTTTTGGGCCATTAAAGCCCAGATCTTGGTCTAGGTGGGCTGAGGCTTCACTATTTTCTCAAGTGAGCTACTCCATAATATAAGAGCAGGGAGTGCCTAGTAAACTCTAGAGCGATCCCTCAAAAGAAAAACTCTAGAGTGGATTTTTCTTAAAAAAGAAGTGAACTCCAGAGCCGAAATCTAACAACCAAACTAAAGACAACTCGACCAACCAAACGGCTAGGATCCTAACAACTACTAATAAATAAATATACAATTTTCCATGTGTTACAGAGGAGGCACAAGATATATTCAACATTTGTTTATGAGGAAAAGACATTCCTGAACGTGAACTAAGCCTAGCTTAGTTTTTGTTTAGAATCACTAAGCCTAGTTCAGATGGTTAGTTCTTTTGTGGTGGAACCAGCCCACTCGGGCTCAAGTTCTAGACTTATCACGTATGCTCGcgtattttttgaatttatttcaggcTTTTCGACCTTACTTGTTTAACAAAAAAGCAATGCATGATTAGCTTGGTACTTAAACTATATAGAATGTGTTTAGTTCGGCGTTtgttatcttctatatctaaatagttaGCCATACTAATATATTTTTCTAGGCTTGACACATGTACTCGcatattttttggatttatttcagcCTTTCCGACGTTATTTTTTCACTGGTATGGCGAGCCCGTCACGTACACCTGACGTGCTTATAGGGGTAGGTTGCGTGCCGATATTCATAGGAATGAGTGTGTGTGGGCGTTTGCTTATGTACTATGTTTCTCAAaataaaaatccagaaaatgatcaGATGATTGATAATTTGTACTTGTAACAGAAATGCAATACATGATTAGCTTGGTACTTAAGCTATATAGAATGTGTTTGGTTCAAAGTTCTACGTCTGTTATCTTCTATATTTGAATAGCTAGCCCTACTAATATATTTTTCTCAATATACAAGCATGTCACCTCCGCGTGAGAAAACTTTGATGCATTGGAAAAAGCCCACTTCAACCTGTGGATTTTCATTCTTTTAAGCTATTTTATATTTGTACAGGAGCAAAGACTGTTATGCCGGAGACTGGTAGGAGCAAAGACTGTTACGTTGGAGACTTGCCATGCCGCGAGCAGACCCGTTGAGAACCGGGCCTAGCGAGGAGGAACGCAACGTTGAGGAGCGCATGGTGGAACTGGCATACAGAGAGGAGATCATGGCGAGGCAGCGGTCTCGTATAACATGGCTGTCCGAGGGCGATAGCAACACCAAGTTCTTCCAGAGGAAGGCGAGTGCCAGACGGGCTAAAAACAGCATAACCCAACTTGACCGTGCTGATGGGACAACTTGCACGGACCCAGCGGAGCTAGCAAACATGGCTACTGATTTTTATTCAAACCTCTACACATCTGAAGGAACAATAGGCATGGAAGAGGTTCTTTCGCACATACCTATACGGGTGGATGGTAATATGAATGCCCGTCTGAATGCAACGTACAACAATGAGGAAGTCAAGGAAGCCCTGTTTCAGATGTTTCCAACTAAGGCACCAGGGTCGGACGGCTTCCCTGCTCATTTTTTTCAGAAACATTGGGATTTATGTGGTGGTGAAGTTACAAGGATGATAATTAGAGTGCTTGATGGTGTGGACTCACCGGAGGAGATAAACCATACGTTCATCGTTTTAATTCCAAAGATAGCAAGTCCAAAGGTTTTAGGACAATTTCGGCCGATAAGCCTTTGTAATGTGATCTACAAGATCGCTTCGAAGGTTTTAGCCAACAGGCTGAAAGTAATCCTCTCCAAGATCATATCTGAAGAGCAGTTTGCGTTTGTCCCTGGACGTCTCATCACAGACAATTTCATCACAGCCTACGAGTGTTTACATTATATGAAAACTAACAGTGTGAAGGGAAATAGGTACTGCGCTCTAAAACTGGATATGATGAAAGCGTATGATCGCTTGGAGTGGCCTTATTTGCGTGCTGTTATGCTCAAGATGGGTTTTAGCCCCCGCTTCACTGATACAGTTATGAGATGTGTGAGTTCCGTGTCTTTTTCAGTCCTGTTTAATGGAAGATGTTTGGATGATTTTAAGCCTTCTCGAGGCTTGCGCCAGGGCGATCCCAGCTCGCCATATCTGTTCTTACTAGCAGCTGAGGGGCTTTCGTGCTTGCTGAAAGCTGGTGCAGGAGTTCGGGGGATCACAGTAGCACCGAATGCACCATCTGTTAATCATCTACTTTTTGCAGATGATAGCCTACTTTTCTTTGAAGCAGAAGATGCTAGTGCCACTCGGATTGATGAGCTATTGAGGATTTACTGCAACGCATCTGGACAAAGGATAAATATGGAGAAATCATCAATTTTTTCAGTAAAGGAGTTCCGAATCCTGTGCGCGATTCCATCAAGAGTTCCGAATCCTGTGCGCGATTCCATCAAAAACATCCTCAATGTCCATACTAAATCGTTGACAGAGAAATATTTGGGCTTACCTTCAGATGTTGGAAGGGCCAAAGAGGGATCTTTTAAATACTTAAAAGATCGAATTTGGAAGAAGGTGCAAGGGTGGATGGAGAAGTGCTTATCAGCCGGCGGGGAAGAGGTACTGATAAAATCTGTCGCTCAATCTATTCCCACGTATTCTATGTCATGTTTCAAACTGCCGCGGGGCCTGTGTGAGCATATCAATGGTATTATCCGGAAGTTCTGGTGGGGAAGCAAGGATGGTCAGCGGAAAACAGCATGGGTTTCGTGGAAAACGATGTCTAAGCCTAAGTACATGGGGGGGTTGGGCTTTAGGGATGTGGAGCTGTTTAATCTAGCTCTACTTGCTCGCCAAGCTTGGAGGTTATTGCAGGATCCGGAGTCGCTAAGTGCTCGCGTGTTGAGAGCCAGATACTACCCAGACTGCCACCTCTTGGATGCCACCTTGGGTACGGGTCCGTCTCAGGTTTGGCGTTCCATTCTGGAAGGAAGAGATGTGCTAGCTCAGGGGCTTATAAAAAGCATTGGCTCTGGAAGGAACACCAATATATGGCATGATAATTGGCTTCCGAGGGACTACAAACTCACACCAATATGCTCTCGGTTGGCCAACCCGCCAGTTTTAGTTTCGAACCTGATTGACTCCACAACTAGATCCTGGAACAAGCAGTTGCTCTCTGAACTTTTTATCGCTCCGGATGTCGAAGTCATTCAGAATATACCTCTAAGCACCCGGGTACAGGATGATTTCTGGGCCTGGCACTATGACAAGAAGGGAGTTTTTTCGGTTCGATCTGCATACCGCATGATTTCTGCAGTCAAGACCCAGAGAGAGGATTGGCTTGATCATCGGCCGGACATTCAAATATTGCAGCCGACAGGAATTCTTGGTCGCAACTGTGGAAAGTACCGGTTCCCTCCAAGATCAAGGTTTTTGTGTGGAGATTAGCACATACCTCGATCCCGACGGGGCTGGTGCGACATGAGAGGAACATGGCAGACTCACCAGCTTGCTCGATTTGCGAGGTGGGTGAGGACAATTGGCGTCATTCCCTGTTAAGCTGCTGCATGGCCAGGTGCGTCTGGGCTTTGGGCGACGAAGAGCTCCTCAAGCATGTGATATCAAACCAGAACACTAATGCACGTTTATGGTTATTTGGCTGTTCGAATCCACCAGCCAGCGTGACCTAACTCGTGTTCTAGTCACAATGTGGGCCATTTGGTGGGTGTGCCGAAAAGCAATTCATGAGAATGAGTACCAAAGCCCTTTGTTAACCATGAGCTTTATTAAGCGTTTCTTGGAGGATTTGGATATAGTAGAATCCCCAAAAATGATAACAGCGCCGTCACCTACTATTCTGAGAGAACGTGCATGGTTGCCGCCTGACGGTGAAGCGGTGAAGTTCAACTGTGATGGTGCTTTGTCCACCCTTGGCGACAAGGGAGCGGCGGCTGTGATCTGTCGAGACAAGTCAGGGAAGTTCCTTGGAGCATTAGCACTTGTTTTTGATGGTTTGATCGACCCGGCGAGTTTGGAGGCGCACGCGTGCAGTGAGGCCCTTGCCCTTGCTCGCGACCTGAATGTGGAGGAGCTGGTGATCGCGTCGGATTGTTTAGAAGTGGTTACAAATATCAATACACGAGCATCACCAGTGTATGCTCCGATTTTGCATGATATTCACACTAGTATGAACCTGTTCTCTTCAGTTAGTTCCGTTTGGAACGTAGAGAAAATAATTTCGAGGCCCACTCGGTTGCAAAAGGAGCTGCATCTCTGCCGGTGGGCCGCCACGTGTGGCTAGGGATCCTTCCTGATATTGCTTGTATTCCGGATGTGATGAACTTTGAATAAAATTCCCTAGTTACCTTAAAAAAAGCTAttttatatttaataaatatttttaTGAGgatatatttaataaatattttacaaATATTCAATTATAAAACATAATAAATTCGTATATGTACTTTCTGTTTTAGTTATTATACTAATCAAATATTCATACGCCATACAATCAAATCTCACTAAAATATATTGCAAAAATATTCCTGATACAAATCTAGTACCAACAATGAAAGCCTCCGACTAAACCAATATATGCTTGAATGGCGCTCCAAGTCAACAAATCTAGATTCTTAAAATGAATCAAGATGAGTTCATCCACGTCTCATACTGCCTAATATGAATATCCATTAACTAATACATTTATTTCATAGTCATCTTTCACATTATAAAGATGGCACCCTCGCATTTGTGAAGGCCACCGTGCTAGTTATGGAAAAGGTGGTTATGTTATCGTGGCTATTATTGAATTGATGTAATCACACTAGGTACACAAACTTGCATGGTGGCAATGATTTGGTCCAAGAACTTATAAAATGGAAAGGTGCGGCTGAGCCGAGGCTCACCCCCACCCCCATCCATGCCAAATCCAATGAGATCCGTGTGTCTCAATATGACTTAACCTACTGGCTACAATGGCTAGAAAAGAAAAGGAGAGAGGCACCAAACCAAGAATGTTAAAAGAGAAAACACAAGTCTTGATAACTATTTTAAAAATAGAATAAATTTAAACCCAAATAAATTGAGCAAAACAAAGTAAGGATGTTCTCAGTAGAAAAAATAGGGTCCACATGCCTTCCCATTCAACCTTGACGCCGCTACCGGTCGTCCCCAACCCGGATGTCCTTGTTCATCGAGTGCCTTTGTCACAATTTATGCTAATGTTTTAGGTGTTTGTTTGATTGGATGAGGTTTACTTATACTCGTAGTTCAACTATGATGTGGTGCATTTGAATTGTTTATGTTTGTTTTGAAATGCGGTCCATTCATCTGAATTGTTAACCTAAATGTTTCAATGAATTGGCAAAAtactttttggggggggggggtaagtttTGGAGGATCTGCTAGATGGATAAAATTTGAATCCCTAAAAAATAACTTTTTAGAGGATAGGATGGGCGAATTTTGGAGGATCTGCTAGAGATACTCTTAGGTCACATAAAAAAGAACAAGAAAACACGGCATGTTAACCAATGTTTTGTTTCTGACTTTTGTGATTGAGACTGTGTTCTCTGGATGTAATTTTGTTCTTTGAGTAACATATCTCTAGTTGGTCGGCAAAAAATTAGAAGAAAACTCACTTAGAGACAACAATAGATGAAGGTTTTCCAATTGCGTTGTATCATGTAGTGTCAGCATTCGAGAAGATAACCAACCCAAAGAACATGAAGCTGCCTAGGATCTAAATAAGACAAATGATTCAAAAAAGGGAAAGTAAGACCAAGAGCATGAGCAGCTCCTAAGAAATTAAGTTGCTCATACCAAGAGCATGATCAATCAACCAAGGCCACATGTTCATCCTTCCTATAACATGTATAACCTTCATACCACCAGATGTCCTCTTGATGTGCTTTCAGACGTAAGTCAAAACTTCTTCATGGGTTTTGTCGTGCCTCACCCAAGATAGTGCGATGCCTGTGAAGGCACGTTACACTAAATTTAGGTTGCTCGTATGACCCCCCTTTCAGTGACATCAAGCACTCGGAAAATGATGTCTAGTATGCACACATGTTTGGAGTTAATCATTGTGGACATGAACTTGGTTTCCTCCAAAGTCTCAATATAACCATATAAAATGAACCGGTAAAAAATATGATATGGTAACAgaattgttagagttgtgtcgaatattgtgtacaaggtaggttacagttggactctgagtagtattgtgtttacataggatatggagtcgtgtaggacacttgtatcctaggcctctcatatatagcgggggtagacacacgatgtaacatatgccaacataatagcacaggcgcgcaagggggagccggcggcttgtgccggtgcccgggtggccggtgtgcggtattgtgacggtgtcacggagaggagcgcccgtagtcaagccccggggatgtagccatatcggtgaacctcattaacaaatctcggtgtcgtgcttgtgtgattgcttggtcctcggtagatcgacggaaTGCCTcaaatttattctaacaagtggtatcatgagcaaggttcgaaGAGGCTGTGGAAGTGATCTAGAGGAGGAAAATCCGGCATGATCAATTGTTCGCTGGAAGGATGTCGCCAACGGAGTGGCATATGCGGATGAGAAATCGATTTGGAAGCGGACGAGTACAAGAAGCAATTTGGAAGCGAATCACGTGGCC comes from Triticum aestivum cultivar Chinese Spring chromosome 5B, IWGSC CS RefSeq v2.1, whole genome shotgun sequence and encodes:
- the LOC123116463 gene encoding auxin-induced in root cultures protein 12-like, whose amino-acid sequence is MASATQQHRRRRAILQLAALLVLVSPAAAAGGSCKSEKFPAGKSYETCADLPALGAALHWTYDAAASSLSVAFAAKPASGAGWVAWGINPTGDGMKGAQSLLAFKSGATYVVNTYNLTGYKPLSPASTPIALKATGLAADEGAGGKVRLYGTLQLPKGMESVNHIWQVGSAVANGVPAKHAFAQENLDAKGKLVLAGAGAPESAPAPAAGDSSAESGSVEAEAPSLPTPSGGKKSPPAGAASTTHASAPILIVLLALAGFLAIV